A part of Corynebacterium afermentans subsp. lipophilum genomic DNA contains:
- a CDS encoding geranylgeranyl reductase family protein, which translates to MWRVSELFDLVVVGAGPAGSAAAIAAQRAGMSTLLLDAQGPRRDKTCGDGLTPRAVDTLVRLGLEVPAYRNKGLKLHGFGGDVVAPWPRGEGSASPRARFDAMLVSEASLAGATVRHDCAATGVRFSDGAISAVETSGGVVRARWVIVADGVRSPFGKLLGRKWHRGQVYGIAARSYCASPFSDEPWMHSHVELRDADGVIQPGYGWIFPLGDGTVNLGCGALSTDARPAKVNTKKLLALYASQQREEWQLGPEQAVASALLPMGGAVSNVAGPNWALIGDAAACVNPLNGEGIDYGLETAVAAVELIAGGGDLTLAWPALLRERYGEAFTLARTLARLLTYPQFLPLAGPVALRGLGGRYLMPVAARLMGNLVAEEDTDLVARLWRMAGKGARAVSGDQPLWDVR; encoded by the coding sequence ATGTGGCGCGTGAGTGAGTTGTTCGACCTCGTTGTTGTGGGCGCTGGCCCTGCGGGTTCCGCCGCCGCGATCGCGGCGCAGCGCGCCGGCATGAGCACTTTGCTTCTCGACGCGCAAGGCCCCCGCCGCGATAAAACCTGCGGGGACGGGCTGACGCCGCGGGCCGTCGATACGCTTGTGCGCCTGGGGTTGGAGGTGCCTGCGTACCGCAACAAAGGCCTGAAGTTGCATGGCTTCGGCGGGGATGTTGTCGCGCCGTGGCCGCGCGGCGAGGGGTCCGCGTCCCCGCGGGCGAGGTTTGACGCGATGCTTGTCAGCGAAGCTTCGCTCGCCGGCGCCACCGTCCGCCACGACTGCGCCGCGACGGGGGTGCGTTTCAGCGACGGGGCGATCAGCGCGGTGGAGACTTCCGGCGGCGTGGTCCGCGCCCGCTGGGTGATCGTGGCGGACGGGGTGCGCTCCCCTTTCGGCAAGCTGCTGGGGCGAAAGTGGCACCGCGGGCAGGTCTACGGGATTGCGGCGCGATCCTACTGCGCCTCGCCGTTTTCGGACGAGCCGTGGATGCACTCGCACGTGGAACTTCGCGACGCCGACGGGGTAATCCAGCCCGGCTACGGCTGGATCTTCCCGCTTGGCGACGGCACCGTGAACCTCGGCTGCGGCGCACTGTCGACGGATGCGCGCCCGGCGAAAGTGAACACGAAGAAGCTGCTCGCCCTGTACGCCTCGCAGCAGCGCGAGGAGTGGCAGCTCGGCCCAGAACAGGCCGTGGCCTCGGCGCTGCTGCCCATGGGTGGGGCGGTGTCCAACGTGGCGGGCCCGAACTGGGCGCTGATCGGCGACGCGGCGGCGTGCGTGAACCCGCTCAACGGCGAGGGCATCGACTACGGACTGGAAACGGCGGTCGCCGCCGTCGAGCTGATCGCAGGCGGCGGCGACCTGACGCTGGCGTGGCCGGCGCTTCTGCGCGAGCGCTACGGCGAGGCGTTCACCCTGGCCCGCACCCTGGCGCGCCTGCTTACGTACCCGCAGTTTTTGCCGCTGGCGGGACCGGTGGCGCTGCGCGGGCTGGGCGGGCGTTACCTCATGCCGGTGGCGGCGCGGCTGATGGGCAACCTCGTGGCTGAGGAGGACACGGACCTCGTCGCAAGGCTGTGGCGTATGGCCGGTAAGGGCGCGCGGGCGGTGTCGGGCGACCAGCCGCTTTGGGACGTGCGCTAG
- a CDS encoding polyprenyl synthetase family protein — translation MTYGTTPSPRHGFNLDLGDDALNTRLNAGLEAVEELLMTELNRGESFLTDKVTHLAKAGGKRFRPMMALLCSEFGPNPGTENVIRGAAVTEMVHLATLYHDDVMDEAERRRGVESANTRWTNTVAILAGDILFAHASRQMALMDVDTVGHFADTFSELVTGQMRETVGADGTGVADPVEHYLKVIEEKTGVLISSAAYLGARHAGASDEVVERCACIGDAVGMIFQIVDDIIDIFSDPEQSGKTPGTDLREGVFTLPVLYALQEDSPAGEELRGLLTGPLTNDADVARALELLGQTRGRERALETVRGYVDDAERELDALPESPAREALRTMTRLTVERAG, via the coding sequence ATGACGTACGGCACTACTCCGTCACCGCGCCACGGATTCAACCTGGACCTGGGCGACGACGCGCTCAACACCCGGCTCAACGCCGGGCTCGAAGCGGTGGAGGAGCTGCTGATGACGGAGCTCAACCGCGGGGAGAGCTTCCTCACCGACAAAGTCACCCACCTGGCCAAAGCCGGCGGAAAACGTTTCCGCCCCATGATGGCGCTGCTCTGCAGCGAATTCGGGCCGAACCCCGGCACCGAAAACGTCATCCGCGGCGCCGCCGTGACCGAGATGGTGCACCTGGCCACGCTTTACCACGACGACGTCATGGACGAAGCCGAGCGCCGCCGCGGTGTCGAATCCGCCAACACCCGGTGGACCAACACCGTGGCCATCCTCGCCGGCGACATCCTGTTCGCCCATGCGTCGCGCCAGATGGCGCTCATGGACGTCGACACCGTGGGCCACTTCGCCGACACCTTCTCCGAGCTGGTCACCGGCCAGATGCGCGAAACCGTCGGCGCGGACGGCACGGGCGTGGCGGACCCGGTGGAGCACTACCTGAAAGTCATCGAGGAAAAGACCGGCGTGCTCATCTCCTCCGCCGCCTACCTGGGCGCGCGCCACGCCGGCGCCTCCGACGAGGTGGTGGAGCGCTGCGCCTGCATCGGCGACGCGGTGGGCATGATCTTCCAGATCGTCGACGACATCATCGACATCTTCTCCGACCCAGAACAGTCCGGAAAGACCCCCGGCACCGACCTGCGCGAGGGCGTGTTCACTCTGCCGGTGCTCTACGCGCTGCAAGAGGACTCGCCGGCGGGTGAGGAGCTTCGCGGGCTGCTCACCGGCCCGCTGACCAACGACGCCGACGTCGCCCGGGCGTTGGAACTCCTCGGCCAGACCCGCGGGCGCGAGCGTGCCCTGGAGACCGTGCGCGGCTACGTCGACGACGCCGAGCGCGAACTCGACGCGCTGCCAGAAAGCCCCGCCCGAGAAGCGCTTCGCACCATGACCCGCCTGACCGTCGAACGGGCCGGTTAA
- a CDS encoding IS1249 family transposase — protein sequence MSKNQPRCYCGGEMKRNGTTSKGTTRWRCKQCGASSVKHRSDITNAAAFTVFIDHLTTGASLDTVARRVGCSPRTMQRRFEPFWFVDVPDPTAGHDKRVYDQIFLDGTYTAGGCLIVAATIDHVIAWHWCTHETTRDYQLLLERIEAPLIAVIDGGQGAYSAIKKCWPATKIQRCLVHAQRVVRRYTTSNPRTDAGRTIYRLALKLTRITTLDAAAAWGAQLHEFSTIYRSWMDEKTMVKDPKTGAWTRVWTHHNVRKAYNSLNHLFRSEMLFVYLNPPKAVLQPERIKSTTNSLEGGINAQLKLLARTHRGRSGERQRRMLDWWLYLKTELPDDPVRIARQSNWGQDQLAKVSTLTQTENQADHETGRPALYDNAIDTNYTHSIGIQKGQI from the coding sequence ATGTCAAAGAACCAACCTCGCTGCTACTGCGGCGGTGAAATGAAACGCAACGGCACCACCAGCAAAGGCACCACCAGGTGGCGCTGCAAACAATGTGGCGCCTCCAGCGTGAAACACCGAAGCGACATCACCAACGCGGCGGCGTTCACCGTCTTCATCGACCACCTCACCACCGGTGCCAGCCTCGATACCGTTGCCCGCCGTGTGGGGTGCTCACCGCGCACGATGCAACGTCGATTCGAACCGTTCTGGTTCGTTGATGTGCCTGACCCCACCGCCGGCCACGACAAGCGGGTCTACGACCAGATCTTCCTTGACGGCACCTACACCGCCGGCGGCTGCTTGATCGTCGCGGCGACGATCGACCACGTGATTGCCTGGCACTGGTGCACACACGAAACCACCCGCGACTACCAACTGCTGCTTGAACGCATCGAAGCCCCACTCATCGCCGTCATCGACGGCGGCCAAGGAGCCTACAGCGCGATCAAAAAGTGCTGGCCGGCCACGAAAATTCAACGCTGCCTCGTCCACGCCCAACGCGTGGTGCGCCGCTACACCACCAGCAACCCGCGTACGGATGCCGGGCGCACCATCTACCGACTTGCGCTGAAGCTGACCCGGATCACCACGCTGGATGCAGCCGCCGCATGGGGTGCGCAGCTGCACGAGTTCTCCACGATCTACCGGTCATGGATGGACGAGAAAACCATGGTGAAAGACCCGAAAACCGGTGCATGGACCCGGGTGTGGACGCATCACAACGTGCGCAAGGCCTACAACAGCCTCAACCACTTATTCCGGTCCGAGATGCTGTTCGTCTACCTCAACCCGCCAAAAGCAGTACTTCAACCAGAGCGGATCAAATCCACCACCAACAGCTTAGAAGGCGGCATCAACGCCCAGCTCAAACTGCTCGCCAGAACCCACCGCGGCAGATCCGGCGAACGACAACGCCGCATGCTGGATTGGTGGCTCTACCTAAAAACGGAACTGCCTGACGATCCAGTACGAATCGCCAGGCAGTCCAACTGGGGCCAGGACCAACTCGCCAAAGTATCCACCCTGACCCAAACCGAGAACCAAGCCGACCACGAAACAGGACGACCAGCCCTCTACGACAACGCTATCGACACCAACTACACCCACTCAATCGGCATCCAAAAAGGCCAAATCTAA
- the secE gene encoding preprotein translocase subunit SecE, whose translation MTNPNGQNPAQPTGKRQLRGATPVSSEGYEAKRAPVATDAEDAKDGSSVTAFPGEVVSEMNKVIWPTGKQMLNYTLIVFAFLIVLTIFVWGTDALASWAIRWIFIR comes from the coding sequence GTGACTAACCCCAACGGTCAAAACCCCGCACAGCCGACCGGCAAGCGTCAGCTGCGTGGGGCTACTCCCGTTTCCTCCGAAGGCTACGAGGCGAAGCGTGCCCCCGTCGCCACCGACGCCGAAGACGCCAAGGACGGCTCCAGCGTCACCGCCTTCCCGGGCGAAGTCGTCTCCGAGATGAACAAAGTCATCTGGCCCACCGGCAAGCAGATGCTCAACTACACGCTCATCGTGTTCGCGTTCTTGATCGTGCTGACCATCTTCGTGTGGGGCACCGACGCGCTGGCATCGTGGGCGATTCGCTGGATCTTCATCCGCTAG
- the nusG gene encoding transcription termination/antitermination protein NusG, producing the protein MIDEGAPVQPATDPALNGGDDDPAGTEDGDSSDEESDSSSDTNAADADAADAGAELSDAEVQDAAQDAVDAEADDAAEAADAATDADGAVEEPVQETDLNNVEAAAGEGEGEADADADSDSEYRRRLREYTRELKKQPGDWYIIQSYSGYENKVKTNLEMRSQTLEVEDSIYEVVVPIEQAIENKDGKKKLVKRKLLPGYVLVRMDMNDAAWSVVRETPGVTSFVGNEGNATPVKHRDVAKFLLPKSAATGAKPEVNAEGETVVAMPEEEAPKQLAHDYKVGEAVTILSGALASVSATINSIDPETGKIEALVSIFGRETPVELTADQIERIM; encoded by the coding sequence ATGATCGACGAGGGCGCGCCCGTGCAGCCGGCCACCGACCCGGCCCTCAACGGCGGCGACGACGACCCGGCCGGCACCGAGGATGGTGACTCCTCCGACGAGGAGAGCGACAGTAGCAGCGACACCAACGCTGCCGACGCTGACGCTGCCGACGCTGGTGCGGAGCTGAGCGACGCCGAGGTGCAGGACGCGGCGCAGGACGCCGTCGACGCCGAGGCGGACGACGCGGCCGAGGCGGCAGACGCTGCGACCGACGCCGACGGTGCCGTCGAAGAGCCGGTCCAGGAGACCGACCTCAACAACGTCGAAGCCGCAGCGGGCGAAGGCGAGGGCGAGGCCGACGCGGACGCCGACTCCGACAGCGAATACCGCCGCCGCCTGCGCGAGTACACCCGCGAGCTGAAGAAGCAGCCGGGCGACTGGTACATCATCCAGTCCTACTCCGGCTACGAAAACAAGGTGAAGACCAACCTGGAGATGCGTTCCCAGACCCTCGAGGTCGAGGACTCCATCTACGAGGTTGTCGTGCCCATCGAGCAGGCCATCGAGAACAAGGACGGCAAGAAGAAGCTGGTCAAGCGCAAGCTTCTGCCGGGCTACGTGCTTGTGCGCATGGACATGAACGACGCCGCCTGGTCCGTGGTCCGCGAGACGCCGGGTGTGACCTCGTTCGTGGGCAATGAGGGTAATGCGACGCCGGTGAAGCACCGCGACGTCGCTAAGTTCTTGCTCCCCAAGTCCGCCGCAACCGGCGCGAAGCCGGAGGTCAACGCCGAAGGCGAGACCGTCGTGGCGATGCCGGAGGAAGAGGCGCCGAAGCAGCTCGCGCACGACTACAAGGTCGGCGAGGCTGTCACGATCCTCTCCGGCGCGCTGGCGAGCGTGTCCGCCACCATCAACTCGATCGACCCGGAGACCGGCAAGATCGAGGCGCTGGTGTCCATCTTCGGCCGCGAGACCCCGGTTGAGCTGACCGCCGACCAGATCGAGCGCATCATGTAG
- the rplK gene encoding 50S ribosomal protein L11, with protein MAKKKVTGLIKLQIEAGMANPAPPVGPALGAHGVNIVEFTKAYNAATESMRGNIVPVEITVYEDRSFDFILKSPPAASLLLKAAGLKKGSGVPHTDKVGKVTWEQCKEIAETKKKDLNARDIEAGAAIIAGTARSMGIDVEK; from the coding sequence ATGGCTAAGAAGAAGGTCACTGGCCTGATCAAGCTGCAGATCGAGGCAGGCATGGCCAACCCGGCCCCGCCGGTCGGTCCGGCCCTCGGTGCGCACGGCGTGAACATCGTCGAGTTCACCAAGGCCTACAACGCCGCAACCGAGTCCATGCGCGGCAACATCGTGCCGGTGGAGATCACGGTCTACGAGGACCGCTCCTTCGACTTCATCCTGAAGTCCCCGCCGGCAGCGTCGCTGCTGCTGAAGGCTGCTGGTCTGAAGAAGGGCTCCGGCGTCCCGCACACTGACAAGGTTGGCAAGGTCACCTGGGAGCAGTGCAAGGAGATTGCCGAGACCAAGAAGAAGGACCTCAACGCCCGCGACATCGAGGCAGGTGCCGCGATTATCGCTGGTACTGCCCGTTCCATGGGTATTGACGTCGAGAAGTAA
- the rplA gene encoding 50S ribosomal protein L1, with the protein MAKKSKHYIEQLAKVDRDSFYHPLDAVTLAKETSSDKYDATIDVAMRLSVDPRKADQLVRGTVNLPHGTGKTVRVAVFAEGENATKAQEAGADIVGTDELIEQINAGQIDFDVAIATPDQMAKVGRVARVLGPRGLMPNPKTGTVTPDVAKAIQDSKGGKIAFRVDKASNLHAIIGKASFTPEQLAENYGALLDEVLRLKPSSAKGIYLKKITVSATQGPGVPVDTSVEKNYATK; encoded by the coding sequence ATGGCTAAGAAGTCCAAGCACTACATCGAGCAGCTGGCGAAGGTCGACCGCGACAGCTTCTACCACCCGCTCGACGCCGTCACGCTCGCGAAGGAGACCTCCTCCGACAAGTACGACGCCACCATCGACGTTGCAATGCGTCTGTCCGTCGACCCGCGCAAGGCCGACCAGCTGGTCCGCGGCACCGTCAACCTGCCGCACGGCACCGGTAAGACCGTCCGCGTCGCAGTCTTCGCCGAGGGCGAGAACGCAACCAAGGCGCAGGAGGCTGGCGCGGACATCGTCGGCACCGACGAGCTGATCGAGCAGATCAACGCCGGCCAGATCGACTTCGACGTGGCTATCGCTACGCCGGACCAGATGGCCAAGGTCGGCCGCGTCGCCCGCGTGCTGGGCCCGCGTGGTCTGATGCCGAACCCGAAGACCGGCACCGTCACCCCGGACGTCGCGAAGGCGATCCAGGACTCCAAGGGCGGCAAGATCGCCTTCCGCGTGGATAAGGCGTCGAACCTGCACGCGATCATCGGCAAGGCGTCCTTCACCCCGGAGCAGCTCGCTGAGAACTACGGCGCACTGCTCGACGAGGTCCTCCGCCTCAAGCCGTCCTCCGCGAAGGGCATCTACCTGAAGAAGATCACCGTCTCCGCAACCCAGGGCCCGGGTGTGCCGGTGGACACCTCCGTGGAGAAGAACTACGCCACCAAGTAG
- a CDS encoding HNH endonuclease signature motif containing protein, which produces MNPFDAFIQAMSAVSMETLRHFDLPIALAAGMAPDKARAWDEMQNVYYGKTKFTRKQAHAVQKARGFSLDELGLIERRINGVKDAGERWRLRLELLDVTGGYKAIERAARELIPRDDTTPTKKQVAFSQPKNGRARITIDTTDRNAADLEHRLRQDIDPAMPAAAQMEEAFWRIVEGTTGGVVAAAPRPIVMVPITEHARIMAGDGDDVILTLTDGTTMTGAEYLQQEFGEALEVAAFHPEEGAVNLYDTERFANQKQRDLACMVSPVCAFPGCRHGAYASEIHHVTAWKHGGYTNMNNLVPLCRYHNRINDDDPWRNTRGRITMIRGAPWWVSPRGFHIKNTDRGALDQLFGPQST; this is translated from the coding sequence ATGAACCCGTTCGACGCATTCATCCAGGCGATGTCCGCAGTATCCATGGAGACACTGCGGCACTTCGACCTGCCCATAGCCCTTGCTGCCGGCATGGCGCCGGATAAGGCCCGCGCCTGGGATGAGATGCAGAACGTCTACTACGGGAAAACAAAATTCACCCGCAAACAAGCCCACGCGGTGCAGAAAGCCCGCGGGTTCTCACTCGACGAGCTCGGGCTGATCGAACGGCGCATCAACGGAGTGAAAGATGCCGGCGAGCGGTGGCGGCTGCGACTGGAACTGTTGGACGTCACCGGCGGGTACAAAGCCATCGAACGCGCCGCCCGCGAGCTCATCCCCCGCGACGACACCACCCCAACGAAGAAACAGGTTGCGTTCTCGCAGCCGAAGAACGGACGCGCACGCATCACCATCGACACCACCGACCGCAACGCCGCAGACCTCGAGCACCGCCTGCGCCAAGACATCGACCCGGCCATGCCTGCCGCGGCCCAGATGGAGGAGGCGTTTTGGCGCATCGTCGAAGGCACCACCGGCGGGGTCGTCGCCGCCGCACCACGCCCGATCGTGATGGTGCCGATCACCGAACACGCACGCATCATGGCGGGTGACGGCGACGACGTCATCCTCACACTGACCGACGGCACCACCATGACCGGTGCGGAGTACCTCCAGCAAGAGTTCGGCGAAGCCTTGGAGGTTGCCGCCTTCCACCCGGAGGAAGGGGCGGTCAACCTCTACGACACCGAACGCTTCGCCAACCAGAAGCAGCGCGATCTCGCCTGCATGGTCTCACCCGTGTGCGCGTTTCCGGGCTGCCGCCACGGGGCGTATGCTTCCGAGATCCACCATGTGACAGCGTGGAAACACGGCGGCTACACCAACATGAACAACCTGGTGCCGCTGTGCCGGTACCACAACCGGATCAACGACGACGACCCCTGGCGCAACACCCGCGGACGCATCACCATGATCCGCGGCGCGCCCTGGTGGGTCTCACCCCGCGGGTTCCACATCAAAAACACCGACCGCGGAGCACTCGACCAACTCTTCGGACCACAAAGCACCTAG